In Alphaproteobacteria bacterium, the genomic stretch TTTTATCCGATGTGAAAGCTATGTCGGCGCCAAGGCGCCAGCGTCTGTCCACATTATAAACGGCGTTGCCGAACAAGTGGCCGCGCCACTGGTCTTGCTGGAACACGCCTTCGTCGGTCGTGCGGTCTGCGTTCACAAAGCTGCCGGTGAAATCCAGTTTGCCTCGCTCAAGCCGCTCGCGGTACTGGCCTGCGAATTGAAAGCCGTCTTTTTGGCTTATGGTGGGTGAGACTGTGAAATCCTGATCGGGCGTAAAATAGAAGTAATACGGCACGCGACCGAAATTTCCGATGTTTTGGTCATGGCCTGCGTTGGGCGTGAGGAACCCGGATTTGCGTTTTACGCTTGGATCGGGGTGGGAAAAATACGGCGTGTACATAACCGGGACGCCGCCGATTTCCATGAAGGCATCGCGGTATATGATGCGTTTTTCTTTATCGTCATGCGTAACGCGCGCTGCCCGCATTTGCCAAAGTGGGGGCTTTGTCCGGTCTTCTTTGCAAAGATTACAAGGCGAATAGGTGGCGTGGCGCAGAATGGTGTAACGGTCGGCGACCTTTTCCGCTTCAAGTGCGGCAAAGCGAGAATTGTCGGTAAACACCATGCCGATTTGGCTGACGAAGCCGCGCTTCATATCACCCGTGATTTCCGCATGGTCGGCGAATATAACATTGCCATCCGGCTCGATGACCGTAACATTCCCGTCAGCCGTCACGACATCCGTAAGCTGGTTATAGGTCATTCTTTGGGCGCGAATGACGCGCTTGTCATGCACCAGTTCGACCTTGCCGATAGCGATGGCGATTTTCTGGTCCTGATCGTAGCGGATGCTTTCGGCGCTCAGCAGCGGTCGTCCTTCCGCTTGTGGCGCAGCAAGCGTGCCGTGGCACAGAAGCAGTGCCAGCATGGGAAGCGTGATCTTGAGGATTCTGATTCGGAACATGGCCTAAAGGATTGCCAGATAAGCCAATTTGGTCAAACTAAAAGCGATACTGGCGGGTTAGCGGCGGCGCAGGAAGGCGGGCAGGTCGCTGCCAAAACCCTCTTTGGTGTCGCCGCCGTCGTTTTGCGGCCTTTCGGCCCTGGGCTTGTCGTGTTTGGGGGCTTCGGGCTGCCTGGGTTTTTCGTGCCCGCGATTGCCCCTATCGCCGCCGCGATTGCTGCCGGGGCGGGCGCCGTGCCTGTCCCGGCCACCCCGATGGCTCTTGCCGCCTTGCTGTTTGCTCTTTTCCTCGCTGATGTCGATTTCCAGCGCCTCGATCTTTTTCTTGATCAGCTTTTCAATAGAATCGAGTTGTTCGCGTTCGTCCGAGGTCACCAGCATATACGCAATACCGGTTTTGCCGGCGCGGCCGGTGCGGCCGATACGGTGAACGTAATCTTCGGCGTTGAAGGGTACGTCAAAGTTGAACACATGGCTCAGGCCGCCGATATCGATGCCACGTGCGGCAACATCGCTGCAAACCAGAAGCGAAATTTCGTTCTTGCGGAAAGCGTCCAGTGTTTCGGTGCGCTTGCTTTGCGGCAAATCGCCATGCAACGCGCCGACATTAAAGCCATGGCGGCGCAGCGAATCCCTGAGCGCGTCGATGTCGCGTTTGCGGTTGCAAAAGATGAAGGCGTTTTGCACATCCTCGTGACGGAGCAGGGTGCGCAGCGCAGCGCGCTTGTCGCCTTCATGGACATTGATAATGGCCTGCTTCACCGTGGTGGCCGTAGTTGCGGGCGGCGAAACGCTGACTTCCTTGGGGCTGCTCATGAAGCGTTGCGCAAGCTTGCGGATTTCCGGCGGCATGGTGGCCGAGAAAAGCAGCGTTTGCCGGATTTTGGGCAGCAGTCCGGCGATTTTTTCGATATCCGGAATAAAGCCCATATCGAGCATGCGATCGGATTCGTCGATCACGAAGATCTTGATGTCGTTGAGCATAATGCGCCCGCGCTCGAACAGGTCGATCATGCGGCCGGGCGTGGCGATCAGAACGTCAACACCGCGATCGAGCTTCTTGATCTGCGGGTCCATATTCTCGCCGCCGATCAGGAGGACGGTTTCCAGCTTGTGGTATTTGCCGTAAAGGCGGAAATGCTCTTCCACCTGCGCGGCAAGTTCGCGCGTTGGCTCAAGGATGATGGAGCGCGGCATGCGCGCCCGCGCCCGCCCGCTGCCAAGAATTTCGATAAGCGGAATAGTGAAGCTGCCGGTCTTGCCGGTGCCGGTTTGGGCGCAGCCGATCATGTCGCGCCCCATCAGGATAATGGGGATCGCTTTTTCCTGTATCGGCGTTGGCGTGGTATAGCCTTTTTCGGCTATGGCCTTCAGCACGTCGGAGCCTAGGCCCAGATCTTCAAAACTTGTCACGGAAGACTTTACTCTATGGTTTTATACGTTAAACAGGCATCCGGGTTGCCGACAACATAGTTATCCACGCGGAAAAAGCAAGTTTCATCATGTCTGACCGTACTTCCCTTATCCTTTTGCCCGGCCTGTTGTGTGATAAGGCGCTGTGGCAGCATCAAATCCCTGCCCTGGCTGATAGGGCCGATATCCATGTTCCGGACCTTACAAAGCATAGCAGGATCAGT encodes the following:
- a CDS encoding DEAD/DEAH box helicase, which codes for MTSFEDLGLGSDVLKAIAEKGYTTPTPIQEKAIPIILMGRDMIGCAQTGTGKTGSFTIPLIEILGSGRARARMPRSIILEPTRELAAQVEEHFRLYGKYHKLETVLLIGGENMDPQIKKLDRGVDVLIATPGRMIDLFERGRIMLNDIKIFVIDESDRMLDMGFIPDIEKIAGLLPKIRQTLLFSATMPPEIRKLAQRFMSSPKEVSVSPPATTATTVKQAIINVHEGDKRAALRTLLRHEDVQNAFIFCNRKRDIDALRDSLRRHGFNVGALHGDLPQSKRTETLDAFRKNEISLLVCSDVAARGIDIGGLSHVFNFDVPFNAEDYVHRIGRTGRAGKTGIAYMLVTSDEREQLDSIEKLIKKKIEALEIDISEEKSKQQGGKSHRGGRDRHGARPGSNRGGDRGNRGHEKPRQPEAPKHDKPRAERPQNDGGDTKEGFGSDLPAFLRRR